One genomic window of Sodaliphilus pleomorphus includes the following:
- the lpdA gene encoding dihydrolipoyl dehydrogenase: MSNTYDLLIIGAGPGGYETAATAARCQLKVAIIERADLGGTCLNRGCIPTKALCRNAEVIDLLKEADKYGIATGGLTVDYKAAYDRKQQVVAQLREGVAMLLNNPLITLVKGEARFVDAHTVAVGDEHYSAGNIIIATGSAPKGLPIPGAELAMTSDDVLSMQSLPKSLCIVGGGVIGMEFAGIFSSFDVDVTVVEYCKEILPPFDKDVAKRLRSLLSKRGINIVTGAGVKAIAACDRGYIVTYEAKGKTLAVECEKVLMAVGRQPVLPAGIELTGATVGRRGIEVNAEMETCVPGLYAIGDVNGLCMLAHAATAQGEIALTSIMGDAPKYRLDIVPSAVFTVPELSMVGLTEEQCKQQGLDVVVKKGLFRANGKALAMGEPDGLIKMIVDTRTRLIVGCHVCGAHAADLIQEVVMAMNAKATVDQLACCIHGHPTLSEVVMNVAKQFA; the protein is encoded by the coding sequence ATGAGCAACACCTACGATCTCCTCATCATAGGGGCTGGCCCCGGCGGCTATGAGACCGCCGCAACGGCCGCCCGTTGCCAGCTCAAGGTTGCCATCATCGAGCGAGCCGACCTGGGAGGCACGTGCCTCAACCGCGGTTGCATCCCCACCAAGGCCCTGTGCCGCAACGCCGAGGTCATCGACCTGCTCAAGGAGGCCGACAAGTATGGCATCGCCACCGGAGGGCTCACCGTCGACTACAAGGCTGCCTACGACCGCAAGCAACAAGTCGTGGCCCAGCTGCGCGAGGGCGTGGCCATGCTGCTCAACAATCCGCTCATCACTCTGGTCAAGGGCGAAGCCCGCTTTGTCGACGCTCACACAGTGGCTGTGGGCGACGAGCACTACAGCGCCGGCAACATCATCATTGCCACCGGGTCGGCCCCCAAGGGATTGCCCATACCAGGAGCCGAGCTGGCCATGACGAGCGACGACGTGCTCTCCATGCAGTCGCTGCCCAAGAGCCTGTGCATCGTGGGCGGCGGTGTCATCGGCATGGAGTTTGCCGGCATCTTCAGCAGCTTTGATGTCGATGTCACTGTGGTGGAATACTGCAAAGAGATACTTCCCCCCTTCGACAAAGACGTGGCCAAGCGACTCAGAAGCCTGCTCTCAAAGCGCGGCATCAATATCGTGACTGGTGCAGGCGTCAAGGCCATTGCGGCCTGCGACAGGGGCTACATCGTGACCTACGAGGCCAAGGGCAAGACCCTCGCTGTAGAGTGCGAGAAGGTGCTCATGGCAGTAGGGCGCCAGCCCGTGCTGCCTGCCGGCATTGAGCTCACCGGCGCCACCGTGGGCCGACGCGGCATCGAGGTGAACGCCGAGATGGAAACCTGCGTGCCAGGACTCTACGCCATAGGCGACGTAAACGGCCTGTGCATGCTGGCTCACGCTGCCACGGCACAAGGCGAGATAGCCCTGACCAGCATCATGGGCGATGCGCCCAAGTATCGCCTCGACATCGTGCCCAGCGCCGTCTTCACCGTGCCCGAGCTGTCGATGGTGGGCCTCACCGAGGAGCAATGCAAGCAGCAAGGCCTCGACGTGGTGGTGAAGAAAGGTCTCTTCCGTGCCAACGGCAAAGCGCTGGCCATGGGCGAGCCCGACGGACTGATCAAGATGATCGTCGACACACGCACGCGCCTCATCGTGGGCTGCCACGTGTGCGGTGCCCATGCTGCCGACCTCATTCAAGAGGTGGTGATGGCCATGAACGCCAAGGCCACCGTCGACCAGCTGGCTTGCTGCATCCACGGCCACCCCACCCTGAGTGAGGTGGTGATGAACGTGGCCAAGCAGTTTGCTTAA